Within the Candidatus Culexarchaeum yellowstonense genome, the region AGGAAAATAAATGAATTAAATGAGATGGATAACCGCATAAAAGATGTATTAAAGGAAGAGGGGAAAATAAGAGAAAAAATTGTAGAATTACAAGCAGAAATGAGTAAAATAAAATTCATTAGAAGAAGAGAGGAGGAGATGAAGATAAAGGAGGATCTAGCTAGAAAGGCCCGTGAAAAGATTAAGAGAAAGGAAAAATTGAGCTTCGAAGAATTCCAAGCATTAATGGAAATGGATGAAGATCATCAACTATAAGTATAACCAAAAAATACTATTTTATGGTATTTGAATGAAGGAAGGCGCTGAGAAACTACTCATAATATGTGTAGATAAAGATAATGATGTGGGGAAAGCTACCGGATTTAAAACACCCATAATAGGGAGAGAGAAAAATATTGAAGCTGCCGTTAAATTTGCAATAACATCCCCAGAAGACTCCGATGTGAATGCAATATTCGCGGCCATAAAGGTTTATGATGAATTGAAACGTAATAATATGGAATGTGAAATTGCAACTATCGCAGGTGAAGCAGAAGGGGGATTAAAATCAGATATCAAGATAAGGGATGAACTAAATGAAGTTTTAAAATCATATCAGGCCACTGGAGCAATATTTGTAAGTGACGGGGCGGCAGATGAACTAATAATACCAATAATACAATCAAGAATACCAATAGTATCCATCAAAAGGATAATAATACAACAAGAAAGGGGGGTTGAGGAGACATACATACTATTTGCAAGATATCTAAGAAAGATCGTTGAAGAATCGCAATACGCAAGAATATTCCTAGGAATACCTGGATTATTATTCCTATCAATGGCAATACTGATAGTTACAGGTTACTCTCAATATGCGGGTATGGGGGCACTATTCATTGTTGGAATAGCATTCATAATACGTGGATTCTCCATAGATACGCATGTAATTGGATGGCTAAGGTCCTCCCCAGTAATATTCTTCTCAAGCCTCATGGGAGTAATAACAATACTAATATCAATGTATATGGGCGTGGGGAAAGTATTATCCGAAGTTGCTGTAAACCCAAATTTAATGGGTAATATAGCTGGGATGGCTGGAATCTTCATAGATGTATCAAGTGACATAATCCTAATAGGCTTCTCCATAATAGTTGGAGGTAGAATTATTGAGAAAGTATTGAGGAGGAGCAGTAAAGTTTGGCATGACATAGTTAGTTTAACATTCATAGTAACTGTAAGGCCACTATTAAAGGGGGTTGCAGAAACACTAATAAAACAAGAATACTCCATTCAAGCCATTCTAACACCACTACTAATACCAACAATCACCACAATAACACTAATAATACTCTTCACATTAATGGAGGGAGTAATCTCAAAGAGGAGGGGGAGGGGAGGGAAATGAATATTAGAATTGGAATAATTGGAGGGTCTGGACTTGAAAATGCAATAGAGGGAGAAAAGGTATCGGTGAATACACCATATGGAGAGGTACATGTCAAAATAGGTGTTATGGCAAATGAAAAAGTTGCATTTATACCTAGACATGGAGAAAGACATGAAACCCCACCACACAAAGTAAATTATAGAGGAAACTTATGGGCATTAAAAACGCTTGGAGTTGAAAGGGTTATAGCCACAAATGCTGTCGGAGGTATAAGGGATGGGCTAAACCCAGGAGACCTCCTCGTACCGCACGACTTCATAGACTTCACAAAAGGGAGAACATACACATTTTATGACCAAAAAGCAGTCCACATAGATTTAACAACACCATACTGCCCAGAAATTAGAAGGATAATCATTGAAGTTGCCGAGGAAATGGGCGTAAAAATTTGGGATGGCGGAGTATATGTATGTACGGAGGGGCCTAGATTTGAAACCCCCTCTGAAATAAGAATGTTCAGACTTCTAGGAGCAGATGTTGTAGGTATGACTGGAGTCCCAGAGGTCATTCTGGCAAGGGAATTGAAAATGTGTTATGCAACAATATGCGTAATTACAAATTACGCTGCTGGAATGCAGAAGAGGATATCACATGAAGAGGTAAATGAAATCATGAAGGAAAAAACGAGGGTTATTGTTGAAATTATGAATAGAGTCGTCCAGAGAATACCAGTTGAACGTAAAAATTGTATGTGTGGATTATGGGGGACTAATATTTAGAAGAAAACTCTTTCAAGACTATTAAGAATTTCACATCCACCTTCACGCACCAAAGCCATCTCCTCAACCCTAACGCCGCCAACCCCCCTAATATATATTCCAGGCTCTATGGTAACGATGCTGCCACTGGGTAGAGGTGAATTATTCCTGGAATTTAACCCAGGCTCTTCGTGAACTGCTAAACCAACACCATGACCGAGACTATGTGTGAAATATTTTCCATAACCATACTTTTCTATTACACGTCTAGCAGCAACATCGACCTCAGCTCCAGTAACCCCTGCAGAAAGAACATCTACAGCAGCATCTATGGCTTCAAGCACAGGGGTAAACATCTTCTTCAAATCCTCATTTATGAAGCCTACTGTGATGGTTCTAGTTATATCTGAACAGTATCCACCATACTTAGCGCCAACATCTATAACCACCAATTCACCTTGACAAACCCTTTTCTGCGTTGTGGAAGCATGTGGATAAGCTGAACGAACCCCGGAAGCCACTATGCTATCAAAAGCATACCCCTCAGAACCAGCTCTCCTCATAGCATACTCAATTTCGCCAGCAATCTCCACTTCACTCATCCCTTCACGTAAAACGCCTAATAAATGTTTAATGCTCTTTTCAGATATGCTTAAGGCCTTTCTAATCAAATCAATTTCCTCAGAATCCTTTACAGACCTTATTTGCAATATGGATGTTGAGAAATCCATGAATTCAGATACATTCAATTTCTTAGCCAATGTGGAATACATATCAATATTCATGTACTGGCGTTCCACCGCAATATTCCCACTTACATGAAGCTCCGCCAATTTAGAATTAATAACGTCAGATAAGCTCATATCCGCCTTTAGGGGGATTACCACACCATGCTTAAATGTCTCTGCAGCTTCATCAAACTCCAGCTCCGAAACTAACAGTATAGGTTCACCATCGACGGGAACTATTAGGCTCCTACCCCTAGGGAATCCCGTCAAGTAATACATGTTCAATGAATTAAATAATATGGCAGCTTTAGCCCCCCTCCTTTCAAGCTCCCCATGCACCATCGCTAAACGTTTCCTAAATGTTTGAATTGATGGCAAAATAACACCAAAAATATAATTGAGGAGATTTAAAATTTAAATGCATTGTTTGAGGATTAAATCATCCACCCATATTAACAGATTCTTGGAAGCTGCGACCCAATTGGTGATGGAACAACCCTACTCCCCCCAATCAAGGTTTCCATAACAACGTATCCTTTAGGGCTACTCCTGATCTCACCAATTATGCTTGCAGATTCACAACCTTTAAATCTCCTTATCCTGTTTAGGATGTCATCTGCATATGCTGGGTCCACACTTAAAACAGCTCTACCCTCACAGGCTAAGTATAGGGGATCTAAACCCATCATCTCACATACGGCTTTAACCTCAGATCTAATTGGTATCTTGGATTCATCGATCCATATACCAACATTACATTTACTTGCCCAAACATTTAAAGCCTCAGCTAAACCCCCTCTTGTAGGGTCTTTAGCGGCATGAACCCCACCAACTTCGAGTGCAGCCTCCATCACATTATATATTGCAGCAACATCAGATTTGATTTCCCCAATAAAGGATAACCCTTCCCTAACAGACATTAAAGCAATTTCATGTTCACCAATACTACCAGTAACGATTATCTTATCTCCACACTTAACGCCACGATCAGTTATAATTTTACCCCTTGGCGCTATTCCAATCCCGCTCATTCCAATAACTATTTTATCCAACTTACCCTTAGGTATAACTTTAAAGTCCCCCCCAACAATGGCAACATTATTTTCTTCAGCCGTCTTAATCATAGAGTTAACGATTAGTTCAAGATCCTTCATTGGAAACCCCTCTTCAACGATTATATTATCCATTATAGCGAGGGGCTTAGCACCCATAACAGCAAGATCGTTAATTGTACCACATACAGCCAAAACACCAATATCCCCACCTGGGAAGAATATTGGATCAACAGTGTAACCATCTGATGTCATAACCAGTTCAAAATCACCTATGGGGATCGATGCACCATCATCAAAATCCCTTAACCCCACACCCCCAAAAACATTATGAAGCTTAACTCTATTAACAAAGAGCTTTTCAATGAGCTTATCAGTTAGTTGCCCACCACTACCATGAAAAAGCTTTACAAACTCGTCAGGCATATCCACGAACCAAAACATAATACTTAAAAGTATGAGATAAAAATATCGTGATAGCACACTAGGGTGAAATAATTGAGCTACTACCAAGGGAATGACCTAAAAAAACCATCAGGAGGGAGAAAGAGGCCTTATAGGGAGAAGAGGAAATATGAGCTGGGAAGACCACCCACAAACACTATTCTCAGCGAAAATGATGAGAGAATAACAATTAGAGTTCGTGGTGGGAACATAAAAGTTAGGGAGAAAAAGGCTGCTTACGCAAATGTGGCAATAATTGAGGAAGGTGGAAGGAAGGTGGTTAAGGTGAAGATCACACGGGTAAAGAGCAACCCAGCAAATCCAGAATACTCAAGAAGAGGGATAATAACGAGGGGAGCAATAATAGAGACGCCAATAGGAGAAGCAAAAGTTACCTCAAGACCAGGTCAACATGGAATTGTAAATGCAACATTGATCAAAAAGAGGAGCTAAAAACAAATAAAAGATGGAGGTATGAGGAAATTAAACACCAAATAAACAAATAGCAATCCACATATAAATTCAGAGGAATAATGAATAAGGTGATGAACATTAACGGAGATAATGCGCATACAAGTAAGGAAACTACGAAGGGAAGGAGGAGGATAATATGGCCAGCATACATAGATGCAACATTAACCAGAAAATATGGAAGGAGGATCCCAAAGGACATGGCAGTGCCGAATCCAACAATAGAGGAAATGGAGGAGGCAGCAAAAGAACTAAAAATGAAATACATTGTGGAAAAGGGGAAAAGATACCCAAAAACATGGTACAAGTCTGAAGGAAGAATAATAATAGAGGAAATGGGGAGGAAGATTGAGATAATTAAGAAATTGTCATTAACAATAAATAAAATGAGAATTGAGAAACAAAGAATGAAAGAATCTGAGAAAAGTAAAGGTAAAAAAGCGGATTAGAATTAGTAAATGAAGATTTTTGCTTAAAATCACAATAAACTTATAAGTGCATTCGACAGTAAGAATTATGTTGAAGTGGAGATGATCCCTTGACGCATGCAGGTAAAGTCCTGCATAAAGTGAATGAAAGGTTAATTCTGGCGAGAGCAAATAAAGCCCCAAAAACAGATTCAAAGGTGTATGATGTTGATGGGAAAATGATTGGAAGCGTATACGAAATTTTTGGACCAGTAAAAAACCCATACATCCTAATAAAGGTATCAAATGAAAAGTCAACCCCCAAAATGAAGGGGAGTAGAATATACTTTGAAGAATAGGAGGAAGAATAATGGGAGAACCAGATAAAACCATAAAAGTATGTCCAGAATGCGGGAGCACAAATCTAATTAGAGATGAAGAAAGAGCTGAAATAACATGCCTAAATTGCGGGCTAGTAATAAGTGAAAGAATGATGGATCCAGGACCTGAATGGAGAGCATTCAATCCGGAGCAAAAGGAGAAAAGAACCCGTGTGGGAGCACCACTCACATTAACAATACATGATAAAGGATTATCAACAATAATTGATTGGAGGGATAAAGACAGCTATGGTAAAGACCTAACACCAAAAAGGAGGGCACAAGTATATAGATTGAGGAAATGGCAGAGGAGGATCAGAATATCAGATGCCACAGAAAGAAACCTCGCATTCGCATTACAAGAGATAGAGAGAATAACATCCCAACTTGGATTGCCAAAAAGCATACATGAAGAAGCTGCACTAATATATAGGAGGGCTGTAGATGAAAAACTGGTTAGAGGTAGATCAGTGGAAAGCATGGCTGCAGCAGCCATATACGCTGCTTGCAGAAAATATGGTGTACCAAGAACGCTTGATGAAATAACAAGGGTTGCTAGGGTAAATAAGAAGGATATAGGGAGAAGCTATAGATTCATGGCTAGAGAACTTATAAAGAAGGTAAACCCAACAAACCCCGTTGAATACATACCAAGACTTGCAACACAATTAGGACTTATAGGAGACGTGCAAATACATGCAAAAACAATAGTGGATATAGCGAAGAACAATGGATTAACATCAGGCAGAGGCCCCATAGGGGTTGCCGCAGCCGCAATATACATAGCAAGCGTGATACTAAACGAAAAGAAAACACAAAGGGAAATAGCGAACGTGGCAGGAGTCACTGAAGTAACAATTAGGAATAGATATAAAGAATTGGCTGAGAAAATAGTCATAGACATACCACTTTAAAACATAAAAAAACAATTTAAATATAAGTTAGTTTGAACTATCCATTAAATATTAAATGAAAAAAGCAGAGAAGATGATATAAAATGCCTAAAGCCGTAAAGCTCAGCGAACTGGAGAGGAAGGCCATAGAAATAATCATTAAGAGAGGGGAAAATGGGATAATGCAAAGCGAATTATGGAAAATCCTTGGAACAGACAGTAGAGAGGGGTCGAGAATAGCAATCAGACTGGAAAAGAAGGGATTTGTGACAAGAGAACCAATAATGCATGAAGGGAAACACACATATATACTTAAAATCGTTAAAAAGGAGCCTAAGAAGATCTCAATATCAAGCGTAAAGGGAATACCATGCTTCACATGCCCAATGATAACGAAGTGCGGCCAAGGAGGCGAAATAAATCCGGTAACATGCCAAAAAATGTCAGATTGGATTATGAGTCAAGTGGAGGGAATGGAGGGAGTTGAGGGAGGGACACCACAATAGAATGGACTACTACT harbors:
- the mtnP gene encoding S-methyl-5'-thioadenosine phosphorylase, coding for MNIRIGIIGGSGLENAIEGEKVSVNTPYGEVHVKIGVMANEKVAFIPRHGERHETPPHKVNYRGNLWALKTLGVERVIATNAVGGIRDGLNPGDLLVPHDFIDFTKGRTYTFYDQKAVHIDLTTPYCPEIRRIIIEVAEEMGVKIWDGGVYVCTEGPRFETPSEIRMFRLLGADVVGMTGVPEVILARELKMCYATICVITNYAAGMQKRISHEEVNEIMKEKTRVIVEIMNRVVQRIPVERKNCMCGLWGTNI
- the hypE gene encoding hydrogenase expression/formation protein HypE; this encodes MPDEFVKLFHGSGGQLTDKLIEKLFVNRVKLHNVFGGVGLRDFDDGASIPIGDFELVMTSDGYTVDPIFFPGGDIGVLAVCGTINDLAVMGAKPLAIMDNIIVEEGFPMKDLELIVNSMIKTAEENNVAIVGGDFKVIPKGKLDKIVIGMSGIGIAPRGKIITDRGVKCGDKIIVTGSIGEHEIALMSVREGLSFIGEIKSDVAAIYNVMEAALEVGGVHAAKDPTRGGLAEALNVWASKCNVGIWIDESKIPIRSEVKAVCEMMGLDPLYLACEGRAVLSVDPAYADDILNRIRRFKGCESASIIGEIRSSPKGYVVMETLIGGSRVVPSPIGSQLPRIC
- a CDS encoding 30S ribosomal protein S8e — its product is MSYYQGNDLKKPSGGRKRPYREKRKYELGRPPTNTILSENDERITIRVRGGNIKVREKKAAYANVAIIEEGGRKVVKVKITRVKSNPANPEYSRRGIITRGAIIETPIGEAKVTSRPGQHGIVNATLIKKRS
- a CDS encoding Xaa-Pro peptidase family protein; its protein translation is MPSIQTFRKRLAMVHGELERRGAKAAILFNSLNMYYLTGFPRGRSLIVPVDGEPILLVSELEFDEAAETFKHGVVIPLKADMSLSDVINSKLAELHVSGNIAVERQYMNIDMYSTLAKKLNVSEFMDFSTSILQIRSVKDSEEIDLIRKALSISEKSIKHLLGVLREGMSEVEIAGEIEYAMRRAGSEGYAFDSIVASGVRSAYPHASTTQKRVCQGELVVIDVGAKYGGYCSDITRTITVGFINEDLKKMFTPVLEAIDAAVDVLSAGVTGAEVDVAARRVIEKYGYGKYFTHSLGHGVGLAVHEEPGLNSRNNSPLPSGSIVTIEPGIYIRGVGGVRVEEMALVREGGCEILNSLERVFF
- a CDS encoding Gar1/Naf1 family protein — translated: MTHAGKVLHKVNERLILARANKAPKTDSKVYDVDGKMIGSVYEIFGPVKNPYILIKVSNEKSTPKMKGSRIYFEE
- a CDS encoding DUF373 family protein, giving the protein MKEGAEKLLIICVDKDNDVGKATGFKTPIIGREKNIEAAVKFAITSPEDSDVNAIFAAIKVYDELKRNNMECEIATIAGEAEGGLKSDIKIRDELNEVLKSYQATGAIFVSDGAADELIIPIIQSRIPIVSIKRIIIQQERGVEETYILFARYLRKIVEESQYARIFLGIPGLLFLSMAILIVTGYSQYAGMGALFIVGIAFIIRGFSIDTHVIGWLRSSPVIFFSSLMGVITILISMYMGVGKVLSEVAVNPNLMGNIAGMAGIFIDVSSDIILIGFSIIVGGRIIEKVLRRSSKVWHDIVSLTFIVTVRPLLKGVAETLIKQEYSIQAILTPLLIPTITTITLIILFTLMEGVISKRRGRGGK
- a CDS encoding transcription initiation factor IIB, whose protein sequence is MGEPDKTIKVCPECGSTNLIRDEERAEITCLNCGLVISERMMDPGPEWRAFNPEQKEKRTRVGAPLTLTIHDKGLSTIIDWRDKDSYGKDLTPKRRAQVYRLRKWQRRIRISDATERNLAFALQEIERITSQLGLPKSIHEEAALIYRRAVDEKLVRGRSVESMAAAAIYAACRKYGVPRTLDEITRVARVNKKDIGRSYRFMARELIKKVNPTNPVEYIPRLATQLGLIGDVQIHAKTIVDIAKNNGLTSGRGPIGVAAAAIYIASVILNEKKTQREIANVAGVTEVTIRNRYKELAEKIVIDIPL
- a CDS encoding signal recognition particle subunit SRP19/SEC65 family protein gives rise to the protein MNINGDNAHTSKETTKGRRRIIWPAYIDATLTRKYGRRIPKDMAVPNPTIEEMEEAAKELKMKYIVEKGKRYPKTWYKSEGRIIIEEMGRKIEIIKKLSLTINKMRIEKQRMKESEKSKGKKAD